One genomic segment of Sminthopsis crassicaudata isolate SCR6 chromosome 4, ASM4859323v1, whole genome shotgun sequence includes these proteins:
- the C4H17orf107 gene encoding uncharacterized protein C17orf107 homolog isoform X2 — MKGSSGSLDTLLWVYRYHSSTEVALQPPLLCSLELALAAAHEYLEIGLEKLRPPEPGDQDKEERELPEGEGAKLESHSFPPSPELSLGLVLREAMGSAVSFGTTLLQISALWLQLETRRFCGCRDPAHNPSSGNPGRALSRVAEAAGRGMREVGAAAKASAQLLLRGARFCFPVGLGFTEIHTAPKTTV; from the exons ATGAAGGGCTCCTCGGGTTCCCTCGATACTCTGTTATGGGTCTATCGCTACCACAGCTCCACGGAG GTGGCCCTCCAGCCCCCACTTCTGTGCTCCCTGGAGTTGGCCCTGGCAGCAGCTCATGAATACCTGGAAATCGGGCTAGAGAAGTTGCGACCTCCGGAGCCTGGGGACCAGGACAAGGAGGAAAGGGAGCTGCCGGAGGGGGAAGGGGCGAAGCTGGAATCCCACAGCTTCCCACCGTCTCCAGAACTCTCCCTGGGGCTAGTGCTGAGAGAGGCTATGGGGAGTGCAGTGAGCTTTGGAACTACCTTGCTGCAG ATCTCGGCCCTATGGCTACAGCTGGAGACTCGGCGCTTCTGTGGCTGCAGAGACCCGGCCCATAACCCGAGCTCAGGGAACCCTGGGCGCGCGTTGTCGCGAGTGGCGGAGGCTGCGGGGCGGGGCATGAGAGAGGTGGGAGCGGCGGCCAAAGCCAGCGCGCAGCTCCTCCTCCGCGGGGCTCGCTTCTGTTTCCCCGTAGGGCTGGGATTCACCGAAATTCATACTGCCCCCAAGACGACAGTTTAG
- the C4H17orf107 gene encoding uncharacterized protein C17orf107 homolog isoform X1: MKGSSGSLDTLLWVYRYHSSTEVALQPPLLCSLELALAAAHEYLEIGLEKLRPPEPGDQDKEERELPEGEGAKLESHSFPPSPELSLGLVLREAMGSAVSFGTTLLQVREVGRKRKGCLVNETDLGDVEIYCVPCPYSQISALWLQLETRRFCGCRDPAHNPSSGNPGRALSRVAEAAGRGMREVGAAAKASAQLLLRGARFCFPVGLGFTEIHTAPKTTV, encoded by the exons ATGAAGGGCTCCTCGGGTTCCCTCGATACTCTGTTATGGGTCTATCGCTACCACAGCTCCACGGAG GTGGCCCTCCAGCCCCCACTTCTGTGCTCCCTGGAGTTGGCCCTGGCAGCAGCTCATGAATACCTGGAAATCGGGCTAGAGAAGTTGCGACCTCCGGAGCCTGGGGACCAGGACAAGGAGGAAAGGGAGCTGCCGGAGGGGGAAGGGGCGAAGCTGGAATCCCACAGCTTCCCACCGTCTCCAGAACTCTCCCTGGGGCTAGTGCTGAGAGAGGCTATGGGGAGTGCAGTGAGCTTTGGAACTACCTTGCTGCAGGTGAGAGAggtggggaggaaaaggaagggctgtCTAGTAAACGAGACTGACCTTGGGGATGTGGAAATTTACTGTGTACCCTGCCCTTATTCTCAGATCTCGGCCCTATGGCTACAGCTGGAGACTCGGCGCTTCTGTGGCTGCAGAGACCCGGCCCATAACCCGAGCTCAGGGAACCCTGGGCGCGCGTTGTCGCGAGTGGCGGAGGCTGCGGGGCGGGGCATGAGAGAGGTGGGAGCGGCGGCCAAAGCCAGCGCGCAGCTCCTCCTCCGCGGGGCTCGCTTCTGTTTCCCCGTAGGGCTGGGATTCACCGAAATTCATACTGCCCCCAAGACGACAGTTTAG